One Cardinium endosymbiont cEper1 of Encarsia pergandiella genomic region harbors:
- the ppa gene encoding inorganic diphosphatase gives MNIEKISLGEDFPNDLHVIIEIPMHHDPVKYEMDKSSGALFVDRFMATPMYYPCNYGFVPHTASGDGDPIDVLVAANYPIISGAVIKARPIGVLLMEDESGLDEKIIALPIKKIAPEFAHVDHIGQLNTLLKGRMIHFFSHYKDLDTGKWVKVKGFEGREKAIELLIEAAQRIKA, from the coding sequence ATGAATATAGAAAAGATCTCATTAGGAGAAGATTTCCCAAATGATTTGCATGTCATCATTGAAATTCCAATGCATCATGATCCTGTAAAGTATGAAATGGATAAGTCTTCGGGTGCTTTATTTGTAGATAGATTTATGGCAACGCCAATGTATTATCCTTGTAACTATGGCTTTGTACCCCATACCGCTTCCGGAGATGGGGATCCCATTGATGTGCTCGTAGCAGCCAACTATCCGATTATATCCGGAGCAGTCATTAAAGCCAGACCTATTGGTGTATTATTGATGGAAGATGAATCTGGTTTAGATGAAAAAATTATTGCATTACCCATCAAAAAAATAGCTCCTGAATTTGCGCATGTTGACCACATTGGACAGTTAAACACCCTCTTAAAAGGGCGTATGATACACTTTTTTAGCCATTATAAGGACTTAGATACGGGAAAATGGGTGAAGGTCAAGGGATTCGAAGGAAGGGAAAAAGCGATAGAACTTCTAATAGAAGCTGCGCAAAGGATTAAAGCCTAA
- a CDS encoding DNA gyrase/topoisomerase IV subunit A, giving the protein MNQIGDVPNGSNGTAYKAIVSSKGSMEQMYEEWFLDYASYVILERAVPAIEDGLKPVQRRILHAMQLIDDGRYNKVANIVGQTMQYHPHGDASITEAIVAIGQKELLIDTQGNWGDPRTGDSAAAARYIEARLAPFGKDILYSPEITIWQLAYDGRKKEPRTLPVKFPLLLAQGVEGIAVGLATKILPHNFIELIEASIDLLQGKPICLFPDFPTGGLVDCTDYNGGKKGGKVRIRATVVVRDQKTLAISQIAYGTTTTSVIDSILKAYEKGKIKIKNVVDNTADHIEILIHLLPGQQAATVIDALYLFTDCEVSYAPNACVIQDEKPVFVTVSDLLAYTVARTTHLLEQELLLEAQSLSEKLFFASLEKIFIENRIYRKIEGCATWEAILTTIAGQLKPYELNRPIVEKDLVRLTEIKIKRISQYDSLRAQESLTQLQTQLATTMAHLQNLKDYTITWYSHLLQKYGKGRARKTILTSFDSIAPHEVVVKDYKLYVNRKEGFIGYGLKGEEFVEACSDIDDVIVICKNGQYVITKVTDKLFIGKNIIHVSIYEKKDTKRCYNLIYIDGATGIAFAKRFQVLAITRDKTYNVTLGTAGSRVVYVSDDPNGAAETVTIILSPISRTTKKKFEFNFSDLAIKGRTAKGNILTKHTIYKVQRKGQIRSTLAKVALWYDGATGQIAPNGSGKLLGMLGPTDKILLVFKSGDYMVTTYPISFQLAPDQVLLIEPLRDGHLLSVVYYNTIQKNYFVKRFVIDKRVLDKKYNIFVSELDICILKQVTSAAAPKLQLHYCVDATGHEKRSIMYDLEKVAVKSPKSKGILLSKYTITQVDVWHE; this is encoded by the coding sequence ATGAACCAAATAGGTGATGTGCCAAATGGCTCGAATGGTACAGCGTACAAAGCGATAGTATCTTCCAAAGGGTCTATGGAGCAAATGTATGAGGAATGGTTTTTAGACTATGCTTCTTATGTGATTCTGGAACGTGCGGTGCCCGCCATAGAAGATGGCCTTAAGCCTGTACAGCGTAGGATTCTACACGCCATGCAACTTATTGATGATGGCCGTTACAATAAAGTAGCCAATATTGTAGGACAAACCATGCAATACCATCCCCATGGTGATGCTTCCATTACAGAAGCCATTGTAGCAATAGGTCAAAAAGAATTATTGATAGATACACAAGGGAATTGGGGCGACCCTCGGACAGGAGATAGTGCTGCAGCTGCCCGCTATATAGAAGCCCGTCTTGCGCCATTCGGAAAGGACATTTTGTATAGTCCAGAGATTACAATCTGGCAACTCGCTTACGATGGTAGAAAAAAAGAGCCCCGTACTTTACCTGTTAAATTTCCTTTATTGCTTGCGCAAGGTGTAGAGGGCATTGCGGTAGGATTGGCTACTAAAATTTTACCCCATAATTTTATAGAGCTGATAGAGGCTTCTATAGATCTGCTGCAAGGTAAACCCATTTGCTTATTTCCAGATTTTCCAACAGGTGGGTTGGTAGATTGTACAGATTACAATGGGGGTAAAAAAGGAGGGAAAGTTCGCATACGTGCCACTGTTGTAGTCCGAGATCAGAAAACATTGGCCATCAGCCAAATCGCTTACGGTACTACTACGACTAGTGTAATTGATTCCATTCTAAAAGCATATGAAAAAGGTAAAATAAAAATTAAAAATGTGGTTGACAATACCGCAGACCATATTGAAATTCTAATTCATCTATTACCTGGTCAACAGGCAGCAACGGTTATAGATGCACTCTATCTTTTTACAGATTGTGAGGTAAGTTATGCGCCTAATGCTTGTGTCATTCAAGACGAAAAACCTGTTTTTGTAACCGTGTCTGATCTTTTGGCCTATACTGTAGCCCGTACAACGCATTTGTTGGAACAAGAATTACTTTTAGAAGCGCAATCATTAAGCGAAAAATTGTTTTTTGCCAGTTTAGAAAAAATCTTTATAGAAAACCGTATCTATAGAAAGATAGAGGGATGTGCAACCTGGGAGGCCATACTTACCACTATAGCAGGCCAGCTTAAACCTTATGAATTGAATCGGCCGATTGTAGAAAAAGATTTGGTCCGTTTAACAGAGATTAAAATCAAACGCATCTCACAATATGATAGTCTTCGTGCACAGGAAAGCTTAACCCAACTTCAAACCCAGTTAGCTACCACCATGGCCCACTTACAAAACTTAAAGGATTACACCATAACCTGGTATAGCCACTTACTTCAAAAATATGGAAAAGGCCGAGCGCGCAAAACCATTTTAACCAGCTTTGACTCTATTGCACCCCATGAGGTAGTAGTAAAGGATTACAAACTGTATGTAAATCGCAAAGAAGGTTTTATAGGTTATGGGCTTAAAGGAGAAGAATTTGTAGAAGCTTGTTCTGATATAGATGATGTGATTGTAATATGTAAAAATGGTCAATATGTGATCACTAAGGTAACAGATAAGCTATTTATAGGCAAAAATATTATACATGTATCCATTTATGAAAAAAAAGATACAAAACGTTGTTACAATTTAATTTATATAGATGGTGCAACGGGTATTGCTTTTGCCAAACGATTTCAAGTATTGGCCATCACACGTGACAAAACCTACAATGTAACTTTAGGCACAGCCGGTTCTAGAGTAGTCTATGTAAGTGATGATCCCAATGGAGCAGCAGAAACCGTTACCATTATCCTTTCTCCTATAAGTAGAACCACTAAAAAGAAATTTGAATTTAATTTTTCCGATTTAGCGATAAAGGGACGTACCGCAAAAGGGAATATCTTGACCAAACATACGATTTATAAGGTACAACGCAAAGGACAAATTCGCTCTACACTAGCCAAAGTAGCACTTTGGTACGATGGCGCTACAGGTCAGATAGCGCCTAATGGCAGCGGAAAATTACTGGGTATGTTGGGACCAACGGATAAAATACTTTTGGTTTTTAAATCAGGTGACTATATGGTTACTACTTATCCAATTTCCTTTCAACTAGCTCCTGATCAGGTGCTCCTTATAGAGCCTTTAAGGGATGGCCATTTGCTATCAGTGGTCTATTATAATACGATACAGAAAAATTATTTTGTGAAACGGTTTGTAATAGATAAGCGGGTTTTAGATAAAAAATATAATATATTTGTTTCAGAATTAGATATTTGTATTTTAAAACAGGTTACTTCTGCGGCAGCCCCTAAATTGCAATTGCATTATTGTGTAGACGCTACTGGTCATGAAAAGCGCTCGATCATGTACGATTTGGAAAAAGTTGCCGTTAAAAGCCCAAAATCAAAAGGAATATTGCTCTCTAAATATACGATTACACAAGTAGATGTATGGCATGAATAG
- the rfbC gene encoding dTDP-4-dehydrorhamnose 3,5-epimerase, with translation MPLEAPYLSGLLLFKPDVFYDERGYFFESYHQEKYKAIGLEAAFVQENQSLSKKGTVRGLHYQLAPYGQAKLVRVVEGVIWDVVVDLRKKMDTFGKWQGFLLSSENNHQLFVPVGCAHGFIALSNKAIVAYKCDGYYCPNAEKGIHFNDPTLNIPWEDYGKPEIISAKDAALPLFQEATYTF, from the coding sequence ATGCCATTAGAAGCACCATACCTTTCAGGCCTGTTACTATTTAAGCCTGATGTATTTTACGATGAAAGGGGCTATTTTTTTGAATCTTACCATCAAGAAAAATACAAAGCAATAGGCTTAGAGGCTGCTTTTGTACAAGAGAATCAATCTTTATCTAAAAAAGGAACCGTTCGTGGCCTCCATTATCAATTGGCGCCTTATGGACAAGCCAAATTGGTACGGGTGGTAGAGGGTGTTATATGGGATGTAGTAGTAGACTTACGTAAAAAAATGGATACTTTTGGCAAATGGCAAGGTTTTTTACTTTCTTCAGAAAACAACCATCAGCTTTTTGTACCGGTAGGTTGTGCGCATGGCTTTATAGCTTTAAGCAATAAGGCTATAGTAGCTTATAAGTGCGATGGCTATTATTGCCCAAATGCAGAAAAAGGCATTCATTTTAATGATCCCACATTAAATATTCCTTGGGAAGATTATGGGAAACCGGAAATTATTTCAGCAAAAGATGCCGCTTTACCCCTATTCCAAGAAGCAACCTATACCTTTTAG
- a CDS encoding DMT family transporter produces the protein MFLSKNTYVQSLFWLLLSIFASCLNDLVTKLLITELSSCQVCFFRFILGSLVLLPIMYYKGKDAFKTQRLPLHIFRGLFLSIGMGLYAYSLTKMTISSATVIGFTNPIFVLILARIFLKEVVDWPIWMATLCTCVGMALILRPTTYNSAALSCILATVVFASLDIINKKYIAYEPILSMLFFSNLIASCCMLPVACYYWKVPTLFELCFLSILGIGSNLILYFLLKAFQQSKVASLAPMKYTEWVLSILLGYLFFQEWPTLSAFLGAAIIVSSTCFILYYQNR, from the coding sequence ATGTTCCTTTCGAAAAACACTTACGTACAATCATTATTTTGGTTGTTGCTTAGTATATTTGCAAGTTGTTTGAATGATTTGGTAACCAAATTGCTCATTACAGAGCTATCTTCTTGTCAAGTTTGCTTCTTTCGGTTTATATTGGGTAGCTTGGTATTACTACCTATTATGTACTATAAGGGGAAAGACGCTTTCAAGACACAACGCTTGCCCCTACATATTTTTCGTGGTCTATTTTTATCGATTGGAATGGGGCTATATGCCTATAGCCTAACCAAAATGACCATCAGTAGCGCAACGGTAATAGGATTTACCAATCCTATTTTTGTGCTTATCTTAGCAAGAATCTTTCTTAAAGAGGTCGTGGATTGGCCCATATGGATGGCTACCTTATGCACATGTGTAGGGATGGCCTTAATATTGCGTCCTACTACCTATAATAGTGCTGCTTTATCGTGCATCCTCGCAACTGTTGTTTTTGCCTCATTAGACATTATAAATAAAAAATATATTGCATATGAGCCTATCCTTTCCATGCTTTTTTTCTCTAATTTGATCGCCTCTTGTTGTATGTTACCAGTAGCTTGCTACTATTGGAAAGTACCTACCTTATTTGAACTATGTTTTTTAAGTATACTGGGCATTGGTAGTAATTTAATTCTTTATTTTTTATTAAAAGCTTTTCAGCAATCAAAAGTAGCTTCCTTAGCACCTATGAAGTATACAGAATGGGTCCTTTCTATCTTACTCGGCTATCTTTTTTTTCAAGAGTGGCCCACCTTAAGTGCTTTCTTAGGAGCAGCCATTATTGTTTCTTCTACTTGCTTTATCTTATACTACCAAAATCGCTAA
- the trxB gene encoding thioredoxin-disulfide reductase: MSPIQLVIIGGGPAGYTAAIYAARAGLHPVLYQGPNPGGQLTITGEVENYPGYRNGIAGPAMMEDFQAQAERFGTVVKTGTITQVDFATYPRRLTLDSGASVLAQSVIIAAGASAKWLGLPAEKRLYGRGVSACAICDGFFFKGKTVVVVGGGDTAAEESLYLANLCQKVHLLVRKGHMRASKIMQERIFKRSNIQVSFHTEVKDIIGQESIEAVETMHTLSRTIILIEATGLFVAIGHQPNTLPFVPCIEVDKQGYIQTKPGTTQTNIPGVFAAGDIQDPYYRQAVTAAGTGCMAALDAERFLKETSEDFLKEIN; the protein is encoded by the coding sequence ATGTCTCCTATACAACTGGTTATTATTGGAGGCGGTCCAGCGGGTTATACAGCTGCCATCTATGCTGCTCGGGCGGGCCTACATCCGGTTCTATATCAAGGCCCTAATCCAGGTGGTCAATTAACGATCACAGGAGAGGTAGAGAATTATCCTGGCTATAGAAATGGTATAGCCGGTCCTGCTATGATGGAAGATTTTCAAGCCCAAGCAGAACGATTTGGCACTGTAGTTAAAACGGGTACCATTACCCAAGTAGATTTTGCTACCTATCCACGCCGTTTGACACTAGATAGCGGTGCAAGTGTGTTGGCTCAATCTGTTATTATTGCTGCGGGTGCATCTGCAAAATGGTTGGGTTTACCTGCAGAAAAGCGGCTATATGGCAGAGGTGTCTCTGCCTGTGCCATTTGTGACGGTTTCTTTTTTAAAGGTAAAACGGTTGTAGTAGTTGGTGGAGGAGATACCGCTGCAGAAGAATCCCTTTATTTAGCGAACCTTTGCCAAAAAGTACATTTATTAGTGCGTAAAGGCCACATGCGTGCTAGTAAAATTATGCAAGAACGTATTTTTAAAAGATCCAATATTCAAGTTTCATTTCATACAGAAGTTAAAGATATAATAGGCCAAGAATCTATAGAAGCAGTAGAAACTATGCACACCCTATCTAGGACCATTATCCTTATAGAGGCTACTGGTTTATTTGTTGCGATAGGCCATCAACCCAATACTTTGCCCTTTGTACCTTGTATAGAGGTAGATAAGCAAGGTTACATTCAAACAAAACCAGGCACTACGCAAACCAATATTCCTGGCGTTTTTGCGGCTGGAGATATTCAAGACCCTTATTATAGACAAGCTGTCACAGCTGCTGGAACCGGTTGTATGGCTGCACTAGATGCGGAACGTTTTCTAAAGGAAACAAGTGAAGATTTTTTAAAAGAAATCAATTAA
- a CDS encoding sigma-70 family RNA polymerase sigma factor gives MRQLKISKQITNRESQSLDKYLQEIGRVPLLSADEEVELSKKIRMGDREAFERLTKANLRFVVSVAKQYQNQGLSLSDLINEGNLGLIKSAQRFDEKRGFKFISYAVWWIRQSILQALAEQARIVRLPLNRISSLSKISRTFSRLEQKYEREPTVEELAEFLEIDPEEVRGALKVAGRHISVDAPFLQGEENSLLDVLESDVEKKPDSELINDSLCKEIQRSLAVLTPRERDVLCYYFGLNNTEILTLEEIGARFGLTRERVRQVKEKGIKKLKAAVSSETLKCYLG, from the coding sequence ATGAGACAACTAAAGATAAGTAAGCAAATTACAAATCGTGAAAGCCAGTCCTTAGATAAATACCTTCAGGAAATTGGTAGGGTTCCATTACTTAGTGCTGATGAAGAGGTTGAGCTTTCCAAGAAAATTAGAATGGGGGATAGGGAAGCTTTTGAAAGACTGACTAAGGCCAATCTTCGATTTGTAGTTTCTGTCGCTAAGCAGTATCAAAATCAAGGATTATCTTTGAGTGATTTGATTAATGAAGGTAATCTTGGTTTAATTAAATCTGCTCAGCGTTTTGACGAAAAGAGAGGATTTAAGTTTATCTCTTATGCCGTTTGGTGGATTAGACAATCTATATTGCAAGCACTAGCTGAACAGGCTAGAATTGTACGTTTGCCATTGAATCGGATTAGCTCACTTAGTAAAATTTCTAGAACTTTTTCTCGATTGGAGCAAAAGTATGAAAGAGAACCAACGGTTGAGGAATTGGCTGAATTTTTAGAAATTGATCCAGAAGAAGTCCGTGGTGCTTTAAAAGTTGCAGGAAGGCATATTTCTGTAGATGCCCCCTTTCTACAGGGTGAAGAAAACAGCTTATTAGATGTATTGGAAAGCGATGTAGAAAAAAAGCCAGATAGTGAATTAATCAATGATTCTTTGTGTAAAGAAATCCAACGTTCATTGGCTGTACTTACGCCTAGAGAACGTGATGTACTCTGCTATTATTTTGGTCTAAACAATACAGAAATACTGACCCTAGAAGAAATAGGCGCTCGCTTTGGCCTAACCCGAGAGCGTGTACGCCAAGTAAAAGAAAAAGGTATTAAAAAGCTAAAGGCTGCAGTTAGTAGTGAAACACTCAAGTGCTACCTAGGATGA
- the pnp gene encoding polyribonucleotide nucleotidyltransferase: MLRKLISKTIKLPDNRVITIETGKLAMQSNGSVVVRMGNALILATVVAKAAAEEEAYNFLPLSVDYQEKFAASGKIPGGFLKREGRLGDHEILIARLVDRAIRPLFSKKINSEIQVNISLISADETILPDALAALAASSALSVSSIPFNGPISEVRVARVDGIFLINPPPSLLEKADMNLMVAATDDSILMVEGEMDEVQEADMIAAMRFAHDAIKLHCQVQRELMAAVGIEKKTDTASDLPTTLVCEPALREAIYADMYAVAKQHIPSKTLRKEAFMAVTHRYSSALMQDQNGQETSVDQQKDFLLELQNHAIRALILNESIRLDGRRLDQIRSIESEIDYLPSAHGSALFTRGETQSLTTVTLGSKFDEQIIDRAMEDGYNRFMLHYNFPGFSTGEVKPNRGPSRREIGHGNLAMRALKAVLPPDKENLYTIRVVSDILESNGSSSMATVCAGSLALMDAGIPTKAAVAGIAMGMITDPTTGRFAVLSDILGDEDSVGDMDFKVAGTQQGITACQMDIKVAGISYEMLEKALHQAKEGRLYILQKMEETIAIARPNSKPHAPKIVTIEIEKEMIGAIIGPGGKVIQEIQKETYTNIDIVEKGYKGIVTIFATNQEMLQNAVGKIKTITAKPSIGEVYVGKVKSVLNYGAFVEFMPGKDGFLHVSEVRLERIENLEKVLEIGEELQVKLIGLDPKTGKYRLSRKVLLSPDAIAAGG, translated from the coding sequence ATGCTCAGAAAATTAATTTCAAAAACAATCAAATTGCCAGATAATCGGGTGATTACTATAGAAACGGGAAAATTAGCCATGCAGTCCAACGGTTCTGTTGTGGTCCGAATGGGTAATGCGTTGATTTTAGCTACTGTGGTAGCTAAAGCAGCTGCAGAAGAAGAGGCTTATAATTTTTTACCTCTTTCTGTAGATTACCAGGAAAAATTTGCTGCTTCTGGTAAAATACCTGGAGGCTTTCTAAAACGGGAAGGTAGGCTAGGAGATCATGAAATTTTAATTGCTAGGTTGGTCGATCGTGCCATTCGTCCTCTTTTTTCAAAAAAAATTAACAGTGAAATTCAAGTAAATATATCCTTAATATCTGCGGATGAAACTATTTTACCAGATGCACTTGCTGCTTTAGCAGCTTCTTCTGCTTTATCTGTTTCTTCTATTCCATTCAATGGGCCTATTTCAGAGGTACGTGTGGCCCGTGTAGATGGTATTTTTTTAATCAATCCACCACCTAGTTTACTTGAAAAAGCGGATATGAACCTTATGGTGGCTGCTACTGATGATAGTATACTTATGGTAGAGGGAGAAATGGATGAAGTGCAAGAAGCAGATATGATAGCAGCCATGCGTTTCGCCCATGATGCCATTAAGCTACATTGTCAAGTGCAGCGGGAGCTTATGGCAGCTGTTGGTATCGAAAAAAAGACCGATACGGCCAGCGATCTACCTACTACCCTAGTTTGTGAACCTGCGTTACGTGAAGCCATTTATGCTGATATGTATGCTGTTGCCAAACAACATATCCCTTCCAAAACTTTGCGTAAAGAGGCTTTTATGGCGGTAACACATCGTTACAGTTCCGCACTGATGCAGGACCAAAATGGTCAGGAAACCTCTGTTGATCAGCAAAAAGACTTTCTACTTGAACTCCAAAATCACGCTATTCGAGCACTTATTTTAAATGAAAGCATACGTTTAGATGGCCGCCGATTGGATCAAATTAGATCGATCGAATCTGAAATAGATTACTTGCCATCTGCACATGGTTCTGCCCTCTTTACAAGAGGTGAAACACAATCCCTGACTACCGTTACGCTTGGCAGCAAGTTTGATGAGCAAATCATTGACAGAGCTATGGAAGATGGCTATAATCGTTTTATGCTTCATTATAATTTCCCTGGCTTCTCTACTGGAGAAGTTAAGCCGAATAGAGGGCCTTCTCGTCGAGAAATAGGCCATGGAAATTTAGCCATGCGTGCATTAAAAGCCGTTTTACCTCCTGATAAAGAAAACTTGTATACTATACGTGTGGTATCAGATATTCTTGAATCAAATGGCTCTTCTTCTATGGCTACCGTTTGTGCCGGTTCATTGGCCCTAATGGATGCAGGGATTCCTACTAAAGCAGCTGTTGCAGGGATTGCCATGGGAATGATTACAGATCCCACTACAGGACGTTTTGCTGTTTTATCTGATATTCTAGGAGATGAAGATAGCGTTGGTGATATGGATTTTAAGGTAGCAGGTACCCAACAAGGGATTACAGCATGCCAAATGGATATAAAAGTCGCTGGTATTTCATATGAAATGCTAGAAAAAGCGCTCCATCAAGCTAAAGAAGGTAGGTTGTATATCCTGCAAAAAATGGAAGAAACCATAGCCATAGCGCGTCCAAACAGCAAGCCACATGCTCCTAAAATTGTTACTATAGAAATTGAAAAAGAGATGATTGGTGCCATCATTGGACCAGGAGGAAAGGTCATACAAGAAATTCAAAAAGAGACTTATACCAATATAGATATTGTTGAAAAAGGCTATAAAGGAATTGTTACTATATTTGCTACAAATCAAGAAATGTTGCAAAACGCGGTTGGTAAAATAAAAACAATTACCGCTAAGCCCTCTATTGGTGAAGTATATGTGGGTAAGGTTAAGTCTGTGCTAAACTACGGTGCATTTGTAGAATTTATGCCTGGGAAAGATGGATTTTTACATGTTTCAGAAGTTCGATTAGAACGCATTGAAAATTTAGAAAAAGTATTAGAAATCGGAGAAGAGCTACAGGTAAAACTTATTGGGCTAGATCCTAAAACAGGCAAATATAGATTGTCACGTAAGGTATTGCTCTCTCCTGATGCGATAGCAGCTGGTGGGTAG
- the rpsO gene encoding 30S ribosomal protein S15, with amino-acid sequence MKLTNQNKENKEDILKTFTFDNSGKGDLFRTFGFKKSEQDSGSSESQIALFTYRIKHLTDHLSVKKKDHAAKLGLLKLVGKRKRLLAYLKKEDLSRYRAIINSLGLRK; translated from the coding sequence ATGAAATTAACCAACCAAAATAAAGAAAACAAAGAAGATATTTTAAAAACTTTTACCTTCGACAACTCAGGCAAAGGCGATCTTTTTAGAACCTTTGGATTTAAAAAATCTGAACAAGACAGTGGTTCTTCAGAATCACAGATTGCACTATTTACATATAGAATCAAACACTTAACAGATCATCTAAGTGTTAAAAAGAAAGATCATGCTGCAAAGTTAGGTCTTTTGAAGTTAGTAGGTAAGCGAAAAAGATTATTAGCCTATCTTAAAAAAGAAGACCTAAGCCGCTATAGAGCTATTATTAACAGCCTTGGCTTAAGAAAGTAG
- the ffh gene encoding signal recognition particle protein, with amino-acid sequence MFQSLSANLEKAIKSLKGQGRITEINIAATIKEIRRSLVQADVHYKVAKQVTDAIKQKAIGTNVITSVSPGQLFTKLVQDALTDLMGGIHTEVRLTGHPAVILVAGLQGAGKTTLVGKLGYYYQKKNKNPLLVACDLYRPAAVDQLKTLGVQLNISVYTEPLERNPYTVAQNAIKEAKSKALDLVIVDTAGRLTTDEEMMQEICMLKERLTPSETLFVVDAMAGQDAVTTAQVFNEKLNFDGVVLTKLDGDARGGAALSIRSVVHKPIKFISTGEKMQDLDLFHPDRMASRILGMGDVISFVERAEAVYNETQQRSLQQKIKTNQFNLEDLDKQIQKIEKIGSIKEMVAMLPGLGKAVPALPLEDDLFKNCKVIIASMTVKERRNPHIIDQSRRERIARGSGKTIQEVNQLLKQFDMICKMMKKVHTKGSNLLGSWPSLLKKRGSL; translated from the coding sequence ATGTTTCAGAGTCTTAGTGCAAATCTAGAAAAGGCGATTAAGTCCTTAAAAGGACAAGGTCGTATTACAGAAATAAACATTGCTGCTACTATAAAAGAAATCCGTAGAAGCTTGGTTCAAGCAGATGTGCATTACAAAGTAGCCAAGCAAGTCACAGATGCTATTAAGCAAAAAGCAATTGGAACCAATGTCATTACATCTGTTTCACCAGGTCAGCTCTTTACAAAACTGGTCCAAGATGCTTTAACAGATTTAATGGGAGGTATACATACTGAAGTTCGCCTCACGGGCCATCCAGCTGTTATACTTGTAGCCGGACTGCAAGGAGCCGGCAAAACAACTTTGGTAGGTAAGTTGGGATATTACTACCAAAAAAAAAATAAAAACCCCCTCTTAGTAGCTTGCGATCTCTATAGACCGGCAGCAGTTGACCAACTTAAAACATTAGGTGTACAACTTAATATAAGCGTTTATACAGAGCCATTAGAACGAAACCCCTATACGGTTGCCCAAAATGCTATTAAAGAAGCCAAAAGTAAAGCACTTGATCTAGTGATTGTAGATACCGCAGGTCGCTTGACTACTGATGAAGAAATGATGCAAGAGATCTGTATGCTTAAAGAACGCTTGACCCCTTCTGAGACACTTTTTGTAGTAGACGCTATGGCCGGTCAAGACGCTGTTACCACTGCACAAGTTTTTAATGAAAAACTTAATTTTGATGGAGTAGTACTCACCAAATTAGATGGAGATGCCCGTGGAGGTGCTGCACTATCTATTCGTAGTGTAGTACATAAACCTATTAAGTTTATCAGTACAGGTGAAAAAATGCAAGACTTAGATCTTTTTCATCCAGATCGTATGGCCAGTCGTATTCTGGGCATGGGTGATGTGATCTCCTTTGTAGAACGTGCAGAAGCAGTGTATAATGAAACACAACAGCGTAGTTTGCAACAAAAGATAAAAACCAATCAGTTTAATTTAGAAGATTTAGATAAACAAATTCAAAAAATTGAAAAAATAGGAAGTATCAAAGAAATGGTTGCCATGTTACCTGGTCTAGGAAAAGCGGTGCCAGCTCTACCTTTAGAGGATGATCTATTTAAAAATTGTAAGGTAATCATAGCCTCTATGACTGTTAAAGAAAGAAGAAATCCCCATATTATTGATCAAAGTCGTCGTGAACGTATTGCACGTGGTAGCGGAAAAACAATCCAAGAGGTTAATCAATTACTTAAACAGTTTGATATGATCTGTAAAATGATGAAAAAAGTACATACAAAAGGATCCAATTTATTGGGTAGCTGGCCATCCTTGCTTAAAAAAAGAGGCTCATTATAA